CAGCAAGAAATGATCATACGCAAGCAACAAGAGATACTACTTATTGAAGCCAAACAGCAGGCTGAATCCGCCAATCTAGCCAAGAGCCAGTTTCTAGCCACCATGAGCCACGAAATCCGTACCCCACTTAATGGCGTAATAGGAATGGCACAGCTACTGATGCAAGAAAAAGTAGGCGAGGCAGAACGCCTAAATTACGCACAAACTATCCTTCGCTCCGGCGATAATCTGCTTTCCTTGCTGAATGAAATTTTAGATTTTTCTAAAGTAGAAGCGGGGAAAATGGCATTAGAATCGCTGATTTACCAACCTGCGGAGCTAGTACAAGAAGTTGTCAATTTATTCCGAGAAACAGCCCATCAACGAGATCTACAGTTAGTTTTATCGTTTGATGTACCACGTCATTTTAGCTGCTGGGGTGATCCTTATCGCCTAAGACAAGTCATTAGCAACTTACTAAGCAATGCACTTAAATTTACGACGAAAGGAACCATCACCCTACAGCTCGAGCAATTAGAGAACTCTTTCTTAAAGTTTACGGTAGCAGACACCGGAGATGGAATTGATGAATTACAAATCTCTAAGCTATTTCAAACCTTTAGCCAAGGCGATGGTAGCATCACTCGCCGCTATGGTGGCACAGGCTTAGGCCTTGCCATTTGCCGCAGTCTGATTCAGCTAATGGGGGGCGAAATCGGGGTAAAAAGCCAATTAGGCAAGGGATCACAATTCTGGTTTCAGATTCCTATTGATGAAGTAACAGATTCAGAAAAGCACCATCCCATCCATTACCAAGCATTACCTCCACTACAAAAGACACCACAGATACATCGTATTTTAGTGGTTGAAGATAACCCAATTAATCAAGTCGTGGTGTTAGCCATGCTGGATCGTTTAGGCTATCAAACGGGGCTGGCTCAACACGGGCAAGAAGCTCTCGATGCCATAAAAAGTGCTAGCCAATATGATTTAATTTTAATGGATTGCCAAATGCCCATCATGGATGGTTATGAGGCTAGCTTACTAATCCGTAGCTGGGAGCAACAATTCAAACGCAAACGCATCCCCATTATCGCGCTCACTGCAGATGCCTACCAAGAAGATAAAAACCGCTGCCAAGCAGTAGGCATGGACGATTTCTTAAGTAAACCCCTCTGCATTCATGACTTAGCAGAAACCCTCAAGCGCTGGCTACCACAACGGCTGGCTCGCTCTATTTTAGGGTACTCAGTACTGACTCGGCCTACTAGGCTGAAGACAAGCAAATAATCACGGCATGATGCAAAAATGGCTTAGGAACGCCACCCCATCCTATCCACGGTATCGCAACGTAATATTTATCTATCTAATAACATGGCTGAAAAACCATGTTACTTAGCAGGCGCTGGCTCTAAAGCGCTGCGCCTGCTAGACTACCGCCCCTTTTGGTCTGCGAGATAAGTCATTGTGAATACAACATCTTTTGCCAATCTACCTCTCTCGCCGGCCATGCTGCAAAACTTGGACAGCTTGGGTTACGTTGAGATGACCGAGATCCAAGCGCGCAGCCTGCCGCTGATTCTAGAGCGCCGCGATTTAATCGCCCAAGCCAAAACCGGTAGCGGCAAGACGGCAGCGTTTGGGATTGGCATGTTGCATAAGCTTAACCCTAGCTACTTTGCCATTCAGGGCTTGGTGATTTGCCCCACCCGCGAGCTGGCCGATCAAGTTTCTAAAGAGCTGCGCCGTTTAGCGCGCTTTACCGACAATATTAAAATTCTGACGCTATGTGGTGGCTCGCCAATGGGGCCGCAAATTGCCTCACTAGTACACGGTGCGCACATTATTGTCGGTACACCGGGCCGTATCCGAGACCATTTAGGCCGCGCCTCGATTGATTTATCCACGGTACAAACGCTAGTACTGGACGAAGCCGACCGCATGGTCGACATGGGCTTTTACGATGAAATTGCCGGTATTGTTAGTGCCTGCCCAACGCGCCGCCAAACCCTGCTGTTTTCTGCCACCTATCCCGACAACATTCGTAAAGACAGCGCTAAATTTCTAAAGCTGCCTGCCGAAGTGAAAGTAGAGGCACAACATGCTGATAGTCAAATCGAACAACGCTTCTACCTCGTTGAACACGAGGAACGTAACGCCGCCGTGGCGCAGTTACTCAATCACTACAAACCGGTCTCGACACTGGCCTTCTGCAATACCAAGATCCACTGCCGAGAGCTTGCTGCCGAGCTCCGAGATCAAGGTTTTAGTGCCCTGGCGCTTTACGGCGAGCTAGAGCAACGCGAACGCGACGAGATTCTGGTGCAGTTTTCTAATCAAAGCTGCTCAGTACTGGTTGCTACCGACGTGGCCGCGCGGGGTTTAGATATCCAAAGCCTAGGCGCGGTGATTAACGTTGACGTATCTAAAGACACCGAAGTACATATCCACCGCATTGGTCGTACCGGCCGTGGCCACGATAAAGGCCTAGCCCTCAGTCTTTGCGCCCCGAACGAGAAAAAATGGGTGACCCTGATCGAAGAATACCAAGGCGGCCCAGTGCGTTGGTTTGATTTGAGCACCCTAGAAGCCGAAGCCAGCGGCCCGCTACGCGCCCCTATGGTGACGCTATGCATTATGGGTGGCAAAAAAGACAAACTTCGCCCAGGTGATTTACTTGGCGCTCTGACTGGCGATGCGGGCCTGACTAAAGAGCAGGTCGGAAAAATTAATGTGTATGAGTTTATGACCTATGTGGCGATTGATCGCCGCGTAGCGGATAAAGCATTTAATAGCCTGAGCCAAGGAAATATCAAAGGCCGCAGCTTTAAAATGCGTTTTATCGGCGCTTAATAGGTAAGGGGCACGGCATACCGTGCCCCTACAAATAAACAATAAGCGCTGTGTAATCTGCACTAATTCATGATTGCTTCACACGCCAATGCAAGTACACAGGTATAATCAGGCCGTGGGCGCGTTACCCAGTCTCCGCGCTACACCACCCAGATACGCCATCAAGCTTAAATCCTTTACCTCGCAATGTTTTTTACATGCAAGGCTCAGCAAAAAGTTGCTGAGTGAGCTATCTTGATGCCATATTTGTAAGATCACCTACCCCATCTGCCTTTGACTGGCGCCACTCTTGGCGACAGGCCGATACCTCCTCTGGAGTTTGAATGAGTTTTTCCGCCCTAGGGCTTGCGGACAATATCGTCCGTGCCGTTACTGAACTTGGCTACACCACACCAACCCCTATTCAGCAACAGGCGATTCCTGCCGTGCTATCCGGTGGTGATTTACTTGCTGGCGCACAAACCGGTACGGGTAAAACAGCCGGCTTCACGCTGCCGCTGCTGCATTTACTCAGCACAAAACCTGCCACTGGCAAAAAAATTCGTGCACTGATTCTTACCCCTACGCGTGAATTGGCCGCTCAAGTTGAAGAAAGCGTGCGCGACTATGGCAAATACCTGCCGCTTAAATCCATGATGATGTTTGGTGGCGTGAGTATTAATCCACAAATTAAACAGCTGAAAGGTCAGGTCGATATTCTGGTGGCCACACCAGGCCGTCTGCTCGATCATATGTCGCAAAAGACCGTTGATTTAAGTGCTGTTGAGATTTTGATTCTGGATGAAGCAGACCGCATGCTCGACATGGGGTTTATCCGTGATATCAAAAAAGTGCTTGCTCTATTGCCAGCCAAACGCCAAAACTTGCTGTTCTCGGCTACTTTTTCTGACGAAATCAAAACACTGGCTGATGGCCTCTTAGATAACCCAGCGCTGATCGAAGTGGCTCGCCGCAACGCGACCGCCGAAATGATTACGCAAAAGGTCTATTTTGTTGATCGTGAGCGTAAACGTGAGCTACTCACCCAGCTGATTAAAGAAAAAAATTGGTTCCAAGTTTTGGTGTTTACCCGCACCAAACACGGTGCTAATCGCTTAGCCGAACAGCTAAGCAAAGATGGCATTAACTCGCTGGCGATTCACGGCAATAAGAGCCAAGCCGCCCGTACCCGTGCGCTGGCCGAATTTAAATCTGGCACGCTGCAAGTGCTGTGCGCTACCGATATCGCCGCTCGCGGTATTGATATCGAAGAATTGCCGCATGTGGTGAACTTTGAGCTACCTAACGTCGCCGAAGATTATGTACACCGTATTGGCCGCACTGGCCGTGCTGGCTCCGAAGGTGAAGCGATTTCCTTGGTTTGTGTCGATGAGCACAAGCTATTAAACGATATCGAACGACTGATCAAACGCGATATCACCCGCGAAAGCGTAGAAGGTTTTGCGGTTGACCCAAGCATCAAAGCCGAGCCGATTTTAAATGGTCGCAATGGTGCAGCGCGCAATAGCAATCGTGATCCACGTAACCCAAATAGTGGCCGTCCTCCACGTGGGCACAATCGCACAAACACTGCCCCAGCTGCGGCAGCGGGTGATGCACCGCGTCCACCACGTAGCAATCCACGTGCTGGCGAAGATAGCCGCCGCCCAGCAGCGCGCCCAACTAGCCGTTTCAATCCTGACGCACGCCCTAGCCCAGAAGGCCGTTTCAATAATAATCCACGCGGTGAAACGCCTTCTTCCGCAGCACCACGCCCTGCTGGTGAAGGTCGCTTCAATAACAATCCACGTGGCGAAGCACGCAGCCCATCGGCAACGCGCCCAGCAGCAGATGGCCGTAGCAATCCACGCACTGGCAGTGATCAGCCACAAGGCCGTGCACCGCAAGAGCGCAATTATGCCGATCGTGGCGCGCGCAGCGATACCCGCAGCGCAGCACCGCGTACCCCAACTAAGCCGCGTGGCGATCAACAGCCATTAAGCAATGAAAACACCCCAGTAGCCGCCTTATTTGCCCCGATCAAACGATCGGGCGGTCGCCACCACTAAGCAGCGGCACGGCATGCCGTGCTGCAGCAGTAGCCCCAAACGGCGCTCTAAGCGCCGTTTTTTATATGTGCTCAGCAGGCTTATAAATAGTAATTACTCACAAACCAGCACGCTCCCTTCCTGCCTTATCCATTAATTAAACCCCGATAAATCGCCGCTCCCCTCATAAACCCTAGCAGCCTGTCGGACTTAGACGGTCGAAGCGAAAAATCGCATGGTCGAGACCAGATTTTGCCGGATTTGCAGCGCCAATAACGAGTTATTGGTCAAAAATCTGTTGAAATATGGGCCGACCAGGTGATTTTGCAGCTGACTGATGCTAAGTCCGACAGTCTGCTAAGGTCTGTTGACGTTTCATCCGCCATTAAAAATACAACTCTCTTAGCAATACTCATCTAGAAGCGGCCCACCTAAGCCTAAATAGCTAGATATTGGCCCAGCTCAAGGCATGCTGCCGCCCCTCAGATTAAGCTAAAGAAAATCCCCTAGAAAGCGTGCCACCATGACACAAAATCACCCCAAACTACCTGCAGACCCTTACTACGAAGGGGTTCCTGGTTATATGACCGATGTTTACGACTGGGCCTATGTCAACCCCAAACGCGTTAATCAACTTGACCATAATATGGTGGTTAAAGTGCTGCTATTTGGGAATGACCAGCGCCTGATGCGCGCCTATCTGAATGAAATTGAACCAGGTATGAAGGTGTGGCAGGTGGCGCATGTTTATGGCGACCTTGTACGTAAAGTCGCTCAAAAAGTAGGGCAGGAGGGTGAATTTCATTTATGCGATATTACCCCAGCACAAATTGAGCACGCACAAGCCAAATTAGCGTTATATCCATGGGCCAAAGTAATCCGCAGTGACGCCGCCACCTATCAAAGCGCGCAATCTTTTGATCTTATTTGCAGCTTCTTTTTATTACATGAAGTACCTGATGACAAAAAATGTAGCATCGTTGACCATATGCTCAGCGCAATGCCTGATGGGGGTAAAGTATTGTTTGTTGATTACCATCGCCCATCGCTCTGGCAGCCAATCCGCTGGATATTAAAGTGGGTAAACGCCAAGCTAGAGCCCTTTGCCGAAGCGTTATGGACTAATGAAATTAGTCATTACGCCAGCCACGCAGATCAATATCATTGGCAAAAACGCACGATATTTGGTGGGGTCTACCAGATAGTAACCGTCACTCGAATGCCGCAACCTTAAGCCGACAGCTCATCGGACGCTTAGGATCTGTTGATGTTTGATACGCACACAGAGCCATAATCAACCCAATACAAACCATAACGAGCATAAAACACAACCTAGCGAGCCGAAGGGTCTGTATTGTTGTTGCTAAACAATAGCAGCCAACACTTATCGATCACTCCCCCTCTGCGCACAAAGATAAAAACTCATCAGCTGCGTGGGTAGCTGCTGAGCAACCCAAATCAAACAAACACCAAACTTACAACAAATGAAACATATGTTTTGACACCAGCAAGGAACAAGACAGAAAATACTTGGATTCAGTGATTTTCTATCTATAGGAAAAGTTCATGCTGCACACAAAACTATTGTTCTCTAGTGCTATTTTCGCTTTAAGTACTTTTGCAAATGCCACCGTGATCGATTTCAATCATTTAGCTCACAACGATACTTTTCAAACTTTCAATAGCATCAAAACCAATGGCTTTGTCATTAAAAATGACAGCCAAGGCAGTGATCGTCTAGGGATTTGGGGTAAAAACGATGAGTTTCAGGCCGATAAAGGCCACGCTGCCGTCTTTGTAAACTACAGCGGTAGCAAAACCAGTCTTGAGCAAGCTAATAAATCATTCTTTAATTTTAAATCCATTGACATTGGCGATGTGTTTAATCAAGGGGATTCAGCCTCTATTCAATTTAGCTTTTTTAATGGGCAGAGCACATCATTTGAAACCGTCATTCTTGATCGACTCAAGGGTCTGCAAACCTTTGTTTTTAATAAAAATAATATCACCAAAGTCTCTTGGGTAGGCTCTAACAGCCAATTTGATAACATTAATATAAGTACGCCAGTCCCAGAGCCAGAAACATATGCTCTGATCGGCCTAGGCTTAACCGGCTTATGGATTGCACGCCGCCGTAAGCAATCATAATTTAGTAAAGCTTCTCGCTATTCGCTCTTGCCATATAAGAACCACGCTATGATCAAGGCGGTTTTTATATGGCATTTATGTTAATTGAATACGCCCATTGCAGCACTTATTCGCCAGCGGCTCTCAACACTCGCCACAATCCAGATCATCATTTACAAAAAAACTGCGCTAGTGAACTTTTTATTGCCCAGCTACTCAAATTAATGCACAGTTGTTTGCGTTATTCTCCATATATTAATATGGCATTCACCCTGCAATACACATTCCCAATGTAAGCAATAGCGTCTGATTTGCACAAACTAGCAAATCATCTCATATAAAACTAAGCGCTTTTCTTTGCTGCATCTTGGTCTGTTTTCACTGTGTACAGAGCTATGATGCTCTGTGTTCAATGCGGCATATCTGTACGTATATTGCCAAACTCGCGATAAATCACTGTCCTTACACTGGAGCATATTATGTTGAATCTTTTTTCTCTGGCGCCACAATGAAAGTAACACTCCCTATCTGGACAATTGCCGCCCCGATTATCGCTTGGCTACTCTACCTCACCCCTTTGCAAAGCTTGGGCAGCGTCTACCTTGGCTTATTAACCTTGGCCTTGTTTGGCGGCGTATTAGCTGCTGTACACCATGCCGAAGTCATTGCCCATCGAGTTGGCGAGCCTTATGGCACCTTGGTGCTGGCTGTAGCCGTTACGATTATTGAAGTGGCTTTGATTGTTTCATTAATGATAGCTGGTGGGCCAGAAACCACGGCTTTGGCTAGAGATACCGTTTTTGCTGCAGTGATGATTATTCTGAATGGAATAGTCGGTATGTGCTTATTGGTGGGCGGTTTACGCTACAAAGAGCAAAGCTTTAGCTTAGATGGTGCCAGCGCATCGCTCACCACCTTGGCGGCCATTGCTGTGCTCACCCTGATTTTGCCTAACTACACCACCAGTGCGCCTGGCCCTGTGTATACATCCAGCCAGCTGATCTTTATTGCCGTAGTCACCTTAGTGCTGTACGGCACCTTTGTGCTAGTGCAAACCGTGCGCCACCGTGATTATTTTTTACCTAACCATGCGATTGAGGACGAAGAAATTCATGCCGAGCCGCCTACGCTTAGCACCACCTCAATCAGCGCTTTTTTACTCTTAGTTTGCCTTGCCGCCGTTGTGCTTTTAGCCAAAGCACTTGCACCCAGTATTGAGTTAGGTGTTGCCAATATGGGGGCGCCTAAAGCCGTGGTTGGCGTTATTATTGCTGCTGTAGTGCTCTTGCCAGAAGCAATTGCAGCCTTCCATGCTGCGCGTGCTAACCGCCTGCAAACCAGCTTAAACTTAGCCCTAGGCTCTGCGCTAGCCAGTATCGGTTTAACAATTCCAACCGTTGCCGTACTTTCACTTAGCAGCGGCCTAACCTTAACCCTAGGCCTAGATATCAAGTCATCCGTACTACTGATGCTATCGCTCTTTATCACGATGCTATCGCTAAAAACCGGTAAAACCACCGTATTACAAGGCGTGGTGCTCTTAGTTATTTTTGCCGTCTATTTATTCACTACCATCATCCCATAAATCAATACACGGTCTATGCAGCCCATGATTCAATGGCCCGCATAGACCATCACAGCGGGAAATAATGCAACGGATTAAGTAAGTTTCAATCTACGCCAGCATCATTGCGACACTCTTTTTACCACTGAATGCACAGGCTAAAAACGGGAGCAGTGCAAAGGCCATAGCCTGCATAGACAGCACACAATGCGCCTATTTTTATGACGTTTATCTTGCAGATAAAACACTACGCCAGCAGCTCAATCTTGCCTTTACCACATCCAAAATAAAGCCACCGCGTTGGCTAGGTAAAGGGACTTCCACCCCGATGATCCCTATTGTCTTAGGACAAATACACTACCTAGCAGGATCGGTTTGCGAACCACATAACTGTGGGCATTCCGTCCATGTACTTTACGCACCAGCGCAAAAACGCGCAGTGGCTCACTACCAAACTGAAAATGGTCCAGCTCAATGGCTAGGAGCACCTAATCCGGCAGAACAAAAACTACTCAGCGAGCTTGAGACCGCAAATAGCCCACTACAAATCAAGCTAGATAGCCACCCCAAGCTACCTATCATCGTGGACTAAGCAGTATGCAGATGATATAAAATCTGCACATCAATAGCGTAGACGAAACCCAATATATTTTGCGATAGAAGCCCAAGCAATCTGTGGGTTTCATCTTTGCTAAACAGCCTTTAATATCTACACTGCACTCCGTATTTAGATCACAAATACCTAACCCCACCTCTGCCCTGCTATTCATAACATCATTTGCAAGATAATGAAAAAACACCGTAATATGGCACTCACATATTACTGACCAGCCGCCAAAGGAAAACAAATGGGCCGTATTATTACCCTCATTATCCTAATTGGCGCACTCTCTGCCGCTTGGAGGCATTATCAGCGCCCCAGCCAATCCAGTGACAGCTATAGCAGCCAACAAATTAATCAATTATCCAGTACGGTCAAACCAAATGAAGTGGTAATGTATTCCACCACAGAGTGCGTTTATTGTGTGGAAGCTTAATATTGGCTCAAGCAAAACAACTTTGCCTTTACCGAATGCAATATGAGCATTGAAGAGCACTGCCAACAAGAATTTAATAGCTACGGTGCAATCGGTACGCCATTTCTGATTGTGCGCGGCCACCAAATGAAAGATGGCTTTGATTCAGATGAATTTTTACAGGCATTGAGTATTTAATTTAAATGCTCAATATTTATTCTTTATGCACTGCGTAAATACCATGACAATCAAGCCCATCCTGCTTGATTTTCCCGATCACTTTGAATCAAAACGGCTTATTATTCGCAGCCCACGTGCAGGCGATGGCGTAGCTATGCACCAAGCCAAGTTAGAATCAATTACAGAGCTGCGCCGCTATCCCGCCTCTTAGCCTTGGGCCATGCACGAATTAGACCCCGCTGATGCAGAAATATACTGCCGAAAAAGCCAAGCCGAATTTATTGATCGAACTAATTTAACCATGTTGCTATTTTTAAAAGAAACGGGGCAGTTTATTGGTGCATCAGGATTAACAAGAATGGACTGGGATACCCAAAAATTTGAAATTGGCTATTGGTGCCGAACTTCACTCCACGGCCACGGCTTAATCACCGAAGCCGTCAACGCCATTAGCGAATTCGCTTTTAAGTATTTAAACGCCAAACGCTTAGAAATATTTTCTGACGATTTAAATACCGCCAGCTGGCGCGTAGCAGAAAAATCTGGGGTTCAGCTTGAAGGATTGCTAAAAAACGAACGGAAAGATCCGGATGGCACGCTGCGCAATACACGAGTTTATGCAAAAATAGCTGCAAGATATTGAGGGAGCAATTCAACCGTAGCGGCGATTTCAAAGAAAATATAGCCCGGATAAAGAAATACTGCTATTTTTTTCTATCCTAAAAAATATTTGGCCAATTTATTTTTAACTTCATTAAATTAATAAAAAACAAATTGATAGTAATACATAAGCACTATGCAGCTAAAGATGGCATTCAAGAGGTTAAGCAAGCACAATAAAATTGTACATGATAGCTTTCAAGTGGGTGTAGTAAAAACACTAACCTTATTACCCCCTAACTCTTTCGCTTGATACATGGCCAAATCCGCATTTTTAATCAACTCGGCTAATTCTTCGCCATGCTCAGGATAAATAGCAATACCGATACAAGATGAAATATCGAGTTGCTTATTTGCCATATTAAAAGGTTGATTCAAAGCTATGCGGATTTTCTCTGCAACCGAATAAGCGTCGTTATCGCTTGCTATTTCAGGCAATAGCACAACAAACTCATCTCCTCCCACTCGGCCAACGCTGTCTGAATCTCTCAGGCAGGCGACCATTCTTTTGGCTGTTTCTTGCAGAAGAAAATCACCCACCGCATGGCCATACTTATCATTAATAGGTTTAAATTTATCCAAATCAATAAACATCAAAGCTAATTTGCTATTATTACGTTTAGCCGCCAATAGCCATTGACTAATCCGCTCAAATAACAATGATCGATTGGGCAAGCTAGTGAGCATATCGTAATGTGCGGCGTGAGCAAGCTTAGTATGAATTTGCTTTCGCTCATTTATATCCTGCAATACCGCAATATAATGGGTTGTTTGGCCATCACAATCTTTGACTGGCGCAATATGGGCTTCTGCACAAGAAGTTTCACCCGTTTTATGGCGAATATTTAATTCGCCACTCCATAAGACTCCTTGCTGCAGTTGCTTCCACATTCGTTTAAATATTACGTAATCCACTATATCGGCCTGCAATATATTACTGGGCTTCCCTAGCACTTCATTGAAAGAGTATCCCGTTTCTTGCGTAAATTTTGGGTTTACATATTGAATGATATTATCAGGCCCAGCAATCAATACCGCCATTGGGCTTTGCTCAATGGCGGTTGAAAACACTTTTAAACGCTGCTCAGCCTGTTTTACTTCGGCAAGACTCACAGCCAAACGTTGATTAAGCCGATAAATATGCAGTGCAATTGCGCCAACCGTGCCCAGTAGAGCAAATACAGCAGCGAGAACGGTATATATCCAGGTTAAATCAACTTTAGGATTGGGATCATATAAAAACCCATCCAAAGGAAAATTAACTGGCAACATGCCAATTTCTGCATAAGTGTCTGCAATATGCCGCCATCGGACAGCATTCATATAACCAATGGTGATTAGATCACTACGCATTAATGCAAGCATTTGACTAAATTCATACTGATAGTGCTCTTTTGAGCGCTGCTGTGGGTATGTATTCAATATGAGTTGAATCGTTTCATCGGGATGAGCCATCGCATATTCCCACCCCCGTAAACTAGCGGCTCGAAACGCCTTTACCCGATCTGGGTACTGCTCAATTTCTGCTTCAGAAGTAAATAGATTATCACCATAGAAATCAATACCTGCAGTACGAGGACTATATATTCGATAACGAAAGCCCGCATTATCCAATAGAAAAGGCTCATAAATGGTATATGCAGTGATTGCATCCACCTTGGCGGCTAACAGTTCATCAGTTTTAAAACTGTGCGGAACGATCTGCAGATGATTCAATGCAATACCTTCACGCTTTAGATAAGCAAAAATTTCAGAGGAAAGTGACTCCACCATAATGTGTTTATTATTTAGATCTTGAATACTTTGTGTTGTACCTTTATCAGGAGTAATCAATACAGAGGAAGAATGCTGAAAAATAGCCGCTAAAACAACCACAGGCTTACCCGCTTTTCTTGCCAGCAGCAAGCTACTGGTACCCACTCCAAAATTCGCCTTACCCGCCAACACCTCATCCAGCACATTAGTGCTGGCCTCAGCTTCTTTAATCTGGACATCTAATCCTGCTTGCTGATAATAACCCTGCTGTTTGGCAACGTAATAGCCTGCAAACTGAAACGCATGCTTCCACTTTAATTGCAGCGTCACTTGTTCTGCAGCCATGACATCATGTAAGTATGAAGCAAAAAACAACAAGATAATTAGTAAATTTCTCATAAGATATTTATTAATGAAGCCTTCATATTTTTTCAAAATAAATAAGTATTACCAGCTAAACCATAGCTGAAATCTAGGTATTTTTCTCTAGCTTGCTTAAATTTAATACATACCTAGTCGATAAAAATACCGAGACTACCGGATTGGAAGCGCAGAGTAATACAGAGCAAAAGGCGAAAAAAAAGCCCGTCGCTACGGGCCAAATAAAAAGAAAATTTACTAAAAAACATCGTATAGAAGCAGAGTCATATCAGCACATTACTCAAGGCAGCTAAAGGCTGCTATTTACCTCGCTCACTAAGCACATTCCATCAAAGCCCACCACCATGCCGGCTGGTAATTCTTGCGAGAGCACGTGGTATTCTAGCTCGTGCGTCATATGAATCATCACGGTTTGCTTGGCCCCTATTTGCTTGGCCGCTGCGATGGCTTGATCTACGGAAAAATGCGTAGGATGTGGCACACGACGTAGGCAATCGAGTAGCACAACATCTAAGCCCTGAAGCTTAGCAAGGCTCTCTGCGGGGATTTCTGATACATCTGTTAAATAGGCTACTTTGCCGATGCGGTAGCCAAGAATCGGCCATTTGCCGTGCATCAGCGGAATAGGCTCGATGGCAATCCCAGCAAATTCAAAGGTGCTATCGCCAACAGGATGTAGCGTTAATACCGGCTTATCCCAAAAATTATTTGGTGGAAATAACGTGTAAGGGAAACGCTGGCGAATATGCTCAAGCATAAATTCATTGCCAAATACAGGAATAGGCGCTTTTTGCAGCCAGCAAAATGCACGTAAATCGTCGATCCCATTAAGGTGATCGGCATGCGGATGGGTATAAAGCACCGCATCCACGTGCAGTAATTGCTCACGCAGGGCTTGATAACGTAAATCGGGGCCAGTATCTATAAGAAATGTTTTGCCCCAACCCGTAGTACCGATGATGCGCGACTACGGCTATTTTTAGAATCGCTAGAGGTGCAGGTTGGGCAAGAGCAGCCTAGCGCTGGTGAACCACCGCT
This genomic interval from Iodobacter fluviatilis contains the following:
- the rquA gene encoding rhodoquinone biosynthesis methyltransferase RquA, with product MTQNHPKLPADPYYEGVPGYMTDVYDWAYVNPKRVNQLDHNMVVKVLLFGNDQRLMRAYLNEIEPGMKVWQVAHVYGDLVRKVAQKVGQEGEFHLCDITPAQIEHAQAKLALYPWAKVIRSDAATYQSAQSFDLICSFFLLHEVPDDKKCSIVDHMLSAMPDGGKVLFVDYHRPSLWQPIRWILKWVNAKLEPFAEALWTNEISHYASHADQYHWQKRTIFGGVYQIVTVTRMPQP
- a CDS encoding DsbA family protein, encoding MSIEEHCQQEFNSYGAIGTPFLIVRGHQMKDGFDSDEFLQALSI
- a CDS encoding calcium:proton antiporter — its product is MKVTLPIWTIAAPIIAWLLYLTPLQSLGSVYLGLLTLALFGGVLAAVHHAEVIAHRVGEPYGTLVLAVAVTIIEVALIVSLMIAGGPETTALARDTVFAAVMIILNGIVGMCLLVGGLRYKEQSFSLDGASASLTTLAAIAVLTLILPNYTTSAPGPVYTSSQLIFIAVVTLVLYGTFVLVQTVRHRDYFLPNHAIEDEEIHAEPPTLSTTSISAFLLLVCLAAVVLLAKALAPSIELGVANMGAPKAVVGVIIAAVVLLPEAIAAFHAARANRLQTSLNLALGSALASIGLTIPTVAVLSLSSGLTLTLGLDIKSSVLLMLSLFITMLSLKTGKTTVLQGVVLLVIFAVYLFTTIIP
- a CDS encoding inhibitor of vertebrate lysozyme family protein translates to MKPPRWLGKGTSTPMIPIVLGQIHYLAGSVCEPHNCGHSVHVLYAPAQKRAVAHYQTENGPAQWLGAPNPAEQKLLSELETANSPLQIKLDSHPKLPIIVD
- a CDS encoding DEAD/DEAH box helicase, with the translated sequence MSFSALGLADNIVRAVTELGYTTPTPIQQQAIPAVLSGGDLLAGAQTGTGKTAGFTLPLLHLLSTKPATGKKIRALILTPTRELAAQVEESVRDYGKYLPLKSMMMFGGVSINPQIKQLKGQVDILVATPGRLLDHMSQKTVDLSAVEILILDEADRMLDMGFIRDIKKVLALLPAKRQNLLFSATFSDEIKTLADGLLDNPALIEVARRNATAEMITQKVYFVDRERKRELLTQLIKEKNWFQVLVFTRTKHGANRLAEQLSKDGINSLAIHGNKSQAARTRALAEFKSGTLQVLCATDIAARGIDIEELPHVVNFELPNVAEDYVHRIGRTGRAGSEGEAISLVCVDEHKLLNDIERLIKRDITRESVEGFAVDPSIKAEPILNGRNGAARNSNRDPRNPNSGRPPRGHNRTNTAPAAAAGDAPRPPRSNPRAGEDSRRPAARPTSRFNPDARPSPEGRFNNNPRGETPSSAAPRPAGEGRFNNNPRGEARSPSATRPAADGRSNPRTGSDQPQGRAPQERNYADRGARSDTRSAAPRTPTKPRGDQQPLSNENTPVAALFAPIKRSGGRHH
- a CDS encoding PEP-CTERM sorting domain-containing protein, producing the protein MLHTKLLFSSAIFALSTFANATVIDFNHLAHNDTFQTFNSIKTNGFVIKNDSQGSDRLGIWGKNDEFQADKGHAAVFVNYSGSKTSLEQANKSFFNFKSIDIGDVFNQGDSASIQFSFFNGQSTSFETVILDRLKGLQTFVFNKNNITKVSWVGSNSQFDNINISTPVPEPETYALIGLGLTGLWIARRRKQS
- the dbpA gene encoding ATP-dependent RNA helicase DbpA, which produces MNTTSFANLPLSPAMLQNLDSLGYVEMTEIQARSLPLILERRDLIAQAKTGSGKTAAFGIGMLHKLNPSYFAIQGLVICPTRELADQVSKELRRLARFTDNIKILTLCGGSPMGPQIASLVHGAHIIVGTPGRIRDHLGRASIDLSTVQTLVLDEADRMVDMGFYDEIAGIVSACPTRRQTLLFSATYPDNIRKDSAKFLKLPAEVKVEAQHADSQIEQRFYLVEHEERNAAVAQLLNHYKPVSTLAFCNTKIHCRELAAELRDQGFSALALYGELEQRERDEILVQFSNQSCSVLVATDVAARGLDIQSLGAVINVDVSKDTEVHIHRIGRTGRGHDKGLALSLCAPNEKKWVTLIEEYQGGPVRWFDLSTLEAEASGPLRAPMVTLCIMGGKKDKLRPGDLLGALTGDAGLTKEQVGKINVYEFMTYVAIDRRVADKAFNSLSQGNIKGRSFKMRFIGA